Proteins encoded by one window of Cyclobacteriaceae bacterium:
- the lpxD gene encoding UDP-3-O-(3-hydroxymyristoyl)glucosamine N-acyltransferase, with protein sequence MEFTVSQIAAMLGGEVQGDGNAKIRMLAKIQDAKNGQIAFLSNPKYENFIYTTQATAVIVSKEFKPRKAIQSALILVDNPYSSFTVLLEEYHRLVSFQKAGIEEPSFLGSNSSTGKNIYRGAFSYIGNNVKIGDNVKIYPHVYVGDNSVIGNNVILHPNVKLYADTKIGNNCVLHAGAVIGSDGFGFAPQADGTYKSIPQMGNVIIEDDVVIGANTVIDCATLYGDATIIRQGVKLDNLIQIAHNVEVGKNTVMAAQSGISGSTKVGEQCVIAGQVGIAGHLVIANKTGIGAQAGISKSIKDEGVKIIGYPAFDVKEYFRSYAVFKRLPDLNDRLRELERKVQGSTVESQSE encoded by the coding sequence ATGGAGTTTACCGTTAGTCAGATCGCTGCCATGCTTGGCGGAGAAGTTCAGGGAGATGGGAATGCCAAAATTCGCATGCTGGCCAAAATTCAGGATGCGAAGAATGGCCAGATTGCTTTTCTCTCCAATCCGAAATACGAAAATTTCATTTACACCACACAAGCTACGGCCGTAATCGTTAGTAAAGAGTTCAAGCCACGCAAAGCGATTCAGTCTGCATTGATTTTGGTTGATAATCCATACAGCAGCTTCACCGTTTTATTGGAAGAGTATCACCGGTTGGTCAGCTTTCAAAAAGCCGGTATTGAAGAGCCCTCCTTCTTAGGCAGTAACAGCAGTACAGGCAAAAACATTTATCGCGGAGCATTCTCCTACATTGGCAACAACGTAAAGATTGGCGACAACGTAAAAATTTATCCGCACGTGTATGTTGGTGACAATTCCGTGATTGGCAACAATGTCATTCTCCATCCGAATGTAAAATTGTATGCAGATACAAAAATCGGCAACAACTGTGTGTTGCATGCAGGTGCAGTTATCGGAAGCGATGGCTTTGGCTTTGCCCCGCAAGCTGATGGCACATACAAGTCGATACCCCAAATGGGTAACGTCATCATTGAAGACGATGTGGTGATAGGTGCTAATACAGTAATTGACTGCGCCACTCTTTATGGTGATGCCACCATCATCCGGCAGGGTGTAAAGCTCGACAACCTGATTCAAATCGCGCACAACGTTGAAGTAGGCAAGAATACGGTGATGGCAGCCCAGTCGGGCATTTCAGGCTCAACCAAAGTTGGAGAACAATGCGTTATTGCCGGCCAGGTGGGTATTGCCGGCCACTTGGTTATTGCAAACAAAACGGGCATTGGCGCACAGGCGGGTATCTCCAAGTCAATTAAGGATGAGGGAGTGAAAATTATTGGCTATCCGGCATTTGATGTTAAAGAATACTTCAGGTCGTATGCCGTTTTTAAGCGCCTCCCCGACCTTAACGACCGCCTCAGGGAACTGGAAAGGAAAGTTCAAGGAAGTACGGTAGAGTCTCAATCCGAGTAG
- a CDS encoding HD domain-containing protein: MNKKKIINDPVYGFIKIPGELIFDIIEHPWFQRLRHVKQLGLTDFVYPSAQHTRFQHALGALHLMGRVLDSLRSKGISINDKEYEASLIAVLLHDIGHGPFSHALEDSLLTGIRHESLSYLFMQQLNKQLNGSLDLALKIFRNGYERKFFHQLIASQLDIDRLDYLMRDCFFSGVPEGTIGVDRIIAMLTVHDDQLVVEEKGIYSIENFLNARRLMYWQVYLHKTTVSAERMVVNLIKRAQHLVKAGEHVPASEALLYFLKHNATLQDFKDKPEVLNYFGKLDDQDIWGAVKFWLNHNDQILSTLATMLYQRNLFRIMLSSQPIQKTYVDKVREEITKTYNTLRSETPYLFSHGTVSNEAYTEGQKINILMKSGEVLDIAHASDLPSIKAISKIVKKNYLCWPKNVSL; this comes from the coding sequence TTGAATAAAAAGAAAATAATCAACGATCCTGTTTACGGATTTATCAAGATTCCGGGTGAGTTGATCTTCGATATCATTGAACATCCCTGGTTTCAGCGATTGCGGCACGTGAAGCAACTGGGGCTTACCGACTTCGTTTACCCCTCAGCTCAACATACGCGCTTTCAACACGCCTTAGGAGCCCTCCACCTGATGGGACGCGTACTCGACAGCCTGCGAAGCAAAGGTATTTCCATCAACGACAAGGAGTATGAAGCATCCTTGATTGCCGTGCTCTTGCATGATATTGGTCACGGTCCATTTTCTCATGCGCTTGAAGATTCGTTGCTTACCGGTATCCGACACGAAAGCCTCTCCTACCTGTTCATGCAACAACTGAACAAGCAGTTAAATGGTTCGCTCGACCTGGCATTAAAGATTTTCAGAAACGGATATGAACGAAAGTTCTTTCACCAGTTAATTGCCAGCCAGTTGGATATTGACCGACTGGATTATTTGATGCGTGATTGCTTTTTCAGTGGAGTACCAGAAGGAACCATTGGTGTTGACCGAATTATTGCCATGCTCACGGTACATGATGATCAACTGGTTGTGGAGGAGAAAGGCATCTACAGCATTGAAAATTTTTTGAATGCACGGAGACTGATGTATTGGCAGGTGTACTTACACAAGACAACCGTAAGTGCCGAGCGCATGGTGGTAAACTTGATTAAGCGAGCCCAACACCTGGTTAAGGCTGGTGAGCATGTGCCTGCCAGTGAAGCTTTGCTTTATTTTTTAAAACACAATGCAACGCTGCAGGATTTCAAGGACAAACCCGAAGTACTCAATTATTTCGGCAAACTTGATGATCAGGATATATGGGGTGCTGTTAAATTTTGGTTGAATCACAATGACCAGATTCTTTCAACCTTGGCAACCATGCTCTATCAGCGTAACCTCTTCAGGATTATGCTAAGTAGCCAACCCATACAAAAAACATATGTGGATAAGGTGCGTGAGGAGATTACCAAAACCTACAATACACTTCGATCAGAAACACCTTACTTGTTTTCGCATGGCACCGTGTCGAACGAAGCCTATACAGAAGGACAGAAGATTAACATATTGATGAAAAGTGGCGAAGTACTGGATATTGCCCATGCCTCGGATTTACCCAGTATTAAGGCCATCAGTAAAATCGTTAAAAAAAACTACCTCTGCTGGCCTAAAAATGTATCTTTGTAA